The following are encoded in a window of Methanobrevibacter ruminantium M1 genomic DNA:
- a CDS encoding DUF2149 domain-containing protein — protein sequence MARRRCNRRFESEEEDPMAGTANLVDAMLVIAVGLLVFLVLAWNMQSVLFNEQLTQEEKQQVMDAMNQEMTEVQEGQILNETPDTSNATGQGYTEMGKVYKDPSTGKLIMVQNNSA from the coding sequence ATGGCTCGTCGTCGTTGCAATAGACGTTTTGAAAGTGAGGAAGAAGATCCTATGGCAGGAACCGCCAACCTTGTAGATGCAATGTTGGTTATTGCTGTAGGCCTGCTTGTTTTCCTTGTGCTTGCATGGAACATGCAAAGCGTGCTCTTTAATGAGCAGCTCACTCAAGAGGAAAAGCAGCAGGTCATGGATGCTATGAATCAGGAGATGACTGAGGTTCAAGAGGGTCAAATCTTGAATGAGACTCCAGATACAAGCAATGCAACAGGTCAAGGTTATACTGAGATGGGTAAGGTTTATAAGGATCCGTCTACGGGTAAATTGATTATGGTTCAGAATAATTCTGCTTAA